The Bacteroidales bacterium DNA window ATTGTTATTTGTACCTGTTTTTAAAACCGTAACTCATTTGCCTCCGTATATGGGAATGTTGTTAGGGCTTGGAGTTTTATGGACAATTACAGAGATTTTACATCGTTGGCATAATGCAAAGAAGAATAATATAAGTACTGACAATAATAATTTGGGAACAGGTACCCATGCTAATTCAATTGAAGGAACAAAGATTGAAAAGTTACAAGTTATTAAAATATTATCTAAAGTTGATGTTCCTACAATATTATTCTTTTTAGGTATTTTGTCTGCCGTTGCAAGTTTACAATCTGCGGGACATTTAGGAATATTAGCAGAATTTTTAGATAAAAATTTAGGCGATATCTATTTAATAAATATTGCAATTGGTCTTTTATCTTCTATTGTTGATAATGTTCCGTTAGTTGCAGGTGCAATGGGTATGTATGAAATAGCTCCACCGGATGCTGTCGGTTATGCATCTCATTTTGTTGTTGACGGTACATTCTGGGAATTTCTTGCGTATTGTGCAGGAACAGGCGGTAGTGTATTAATTATCGGTTCTGCGGCAGGAGTTGCGGCAATGGGTATGGAGAAAATTGATTTTATTTGGTATTTGAAAAAAATAAGTTTACTTGCTTTAATCGGATATTTAGCCGGTGCAGGAGCATATTATTTACAAATGACTATTACCGGTCATGCATAAATAATGTATAAACAATAAAAAGCGAGATATTTACATTAAATATCTCGCTTTTTATTATTTAGTAATTCAAATTCATTAATATATTTGTATTTTTACTTTTACTTAAATAATGATTTATATAAAGACATCGGAAGAAATTGAGATAATGCGCGAAAGTGTATTATCTGTTTCTCGCACATTAGCATTGGTTGCAGAGCACATAGGAGAAGGTGTTGCAACAGAGAAATTAGATAAATTGGCGGAAGAGTTTATCCGAGATAATGGAGGAGAGCCTTCTTTTAAGGGGTATCAAGGATTTCCTGCAACTTTGTGTATGTCGGTAAATGAAGAGGTTGTACACGGCATTCCCGGAAACTGTGTTTTGAAGAGCGGTGATGTTATTTCGGTAGATTGCGGTGTTTATAAGAACGGTTTTCACGGTGATCATGCTTATTCTTTTAAAATCGGAGAAGTTTCAGAAGAAGTTTCAAAATTATTAAGAATTACAAAAGAATCTTTATACAAAGGAATTGATGCTGCAATTGTCAGTAACAGAATAGGTGATATCGGATATGCGATTCAGTCTTATGTTCAGAATGAAGGATATTCAGTTGTAAGAGAATTAACCGGGCACGGATTAGGGAAAAGTTTGCATGAAGATCCTTCTGTTCCCAACTTCGGAAAACGAGGGAGAGGGCAAAAAATTGAAAACGGAATGGTTTTGGCAATTGAACCGATGATTAATATGGGAAAAAAAGCCGTAAGACAATTAGCTGACGGTTGGACAATTATTACTGCCGATAAAAAACCTTCTGCCCATTTTGAACACGATGTAGCAATTATTAACGGTAAAGCAGAAATATTATCGACTTTTGATTTGTTGGAAGATGTATTGATAAAACGAGGAATGGAGATTAGTTAGAAAATAGCTGTTAATAACTCAATATCTTTATAATCCATATTAAACTTTTTGGCAAGTCGTTCGTTTGTTAAAATACCTTCATAAATAAAAGTTCCGTTTCTTATTTCCGGAATATTCCTGATAATATTCGGTGTTGTTTTTTCATGACTGATTTTTTGAAGTATCGGGAAAATTGTATTACTAAGGGCTACCGATGCTGTTCTTGATGTTTTAGATGCAATATTCGGAACACAATAATGGATAATTCCGTGTTTTTCAAACGCGGGGTTTCCGAGGTGTGTTATTTTTGATGTTGCAAAACAAGAGGCACTGTCTGTATTTAAATCAATAATAACACTTCCTTTTTTCATAGATGCGATCATTTTTTCAGAAATTAGGATGCTCTTTTCATCTTTTGTATTATCTAATGCTCCGATGACCACATCTGCAGTTTTCAGTGCTTTGTTGATAACTTGTTTTTGAAGTACGGAAGTAAATAAATTAATTCCGATCTTGTTTTTTAAATTTTGAAGTCTTGAAATAGAGTTATCAAAAACTTTTACTTGTGCTCCGAGACCGATTGCTGTTCTTGCAGCATATTCTCCTGCCGTTCCTGCACCGAGAATAATTACTTTTGCAGCAGGTATTCCGGTTATACCGCCTAACAATATTCCTTTTCCTGTTTCGGGATTGCTCAGGTACTCACTTGCGGTATTTATTGCCATAATACCGGCGATTTCATTCATTGTTTGTATGAAGGGGTTATAATTTTCAATGTCTTTCATTAATTCAATTGCAACTGCGGTAGTTTTTTTTAACTTAAATTGTTTTATTTTATTTGCAGACTGTGTGTTAAAATGCAGAGCAGATATTGTTATTTGGTTTCCTGAAAGAATTTTTATATCTTCTTCCTCAAAAGGTGAAACTTTTAGTATAATTTCAGATTTGAATACTTCTCTTCGGTTTTTTATAACTGCTCCGGCAGATGTGTAGTCTGTATCTTTCCAACGACTTTTAATGCCTGCTCCGGATTCGATTGCAATTTGGTGACCTTCATCGGTTAATTGTTTAACTGCCTGCGGTGTTAAAATTATTCGATTTTCATACTTGTCGGTTTCTTTTGGTATGCCGATAAATAAGTGACGTTTGCTTTTTTTTTCCTCAAGCATTTCTGCTTGCGGAAGTAATTTTTCTTCAAATAAATATTTTCCGGTAGCTTTTTGAGAATTTGTCATTGTAAATTATTAATGATTTTAGCTAATCTCAAAGTTACTAAAAAATTATGAGAAATTTATTTTTTCTGAATTAAAGATTCTGTTTCCGTTTTCTTCTTCTGTTATTGTTATTTTAACATAAGTTTCCGGGAGCAGGTTTTCAATAAGTTCAGGCCATTCTATAAAGCAATAATTATTATCGTAGAAATATTCTTCATAACCGAAATCATAGGCTTCTTCCTGTGTTTTGATTCTGTAAAAATCAAAATGAAAAATGTTAATGCCGTTTTTACACGAATATTCATTTATTAAGGCAAATGTGGGGCTTGTAACAACTTCGGTAACTCCGAGTATTTTGCAAATTTCTTTAATGAAGGTTGTTTTTCCGCTTCCCATTTTTCCGTATAATGCAAAGATTTTTTTTTGCGGATAATTTGCTAATATTTCTTTTGCAATTTGGTTTAAGTCATTTGTGCTTTTTGCTGTATATGTTTTCATTTAAGATTTTAATTCTTTTTGATTATTTATTTAGGTGTTAATGTTATATAAGGTAACAGCATTTCTTCAAGTGAAATTCCGCCGTGCTGAAATGTGTTTTTATAATATTTTACATAGTGGTTATAATTGTTAGGATATGCAAAGAAATCAAAATTATAAGCAAAAATATATGAAGAGCTTATGTTTGAAACCGGAAGTCCTGCTTTTTCGGGATCGGTAATTTCAAAAACTTGTTTTTTCTTATATGCTAAATTTCTGCCGTGTTTATATCTTAAATTAGTTGTTGTATTTTTATCTCCCACAACTTTAATCGGGTTTGTAACATTTATTGTTCCGTGGTCGGTTGTGATAAAAATTTTTATTTTTTCTTTTGCAAGTAATTTAATAAGATTTAAAAGCGGAGAGTGTTCAAACCATGTAAGTGTTAAATCTCTGTATGATGCATCATTGTTTGCAAGTTCTCTTATCATTTTTGTATCAGTTCTTGCATGAGAGAGTGAATCTACAAAATTATATACAACTACTGAAAGTTGATTTTGAAGTAGATTTGAAAGGTTTTCGTTTAATCTTTCTCCGGCTTTATTATTTAGAATTTTATTGTATGAAAACTTAACTTTTCTTCTGTAACGGAGAAACAAATTTTCTAATAATTCTTTTTCAAAACTGTTTTTTCCGCCTTCCTCTTCATCATTAAGCCAATATTCAGGATGTCTTTTTGAAATTTCAAGCGGTGTTAAACCTGCAAAAAAAGCATTGCGAGCATATTGAGTTGCTGTGGGTAACATTGACATCCAAATTTCTTCTTTTTCAATATTCATAAGATTGTTAATAATCGGTTCCATTGCTTTCCATTGGTCGAACCTTAAATTATCAATAAGAATTACGAAAACTTTTTCTTTATTATCTAATGCGGGAATAACTTTTTGTCTGATAAAGTCAAAAGGCATTTTAGGTCTGTTTTCATTTTCGGGAGAAAACCAATTTATGTAATTTTCTTTAATAAATTTTGCAAATTCTGTGTTTGCATCTTCTTTTTGCTGAATTAAGACTTCATCCATTGTATTGTCTCCGGATTTATTTAATTCAAGCTCCCAATAAATGAGGTTTTTATATAATTCTTTCCAGTCTGAGAAACTATTTGCTGTACTTATTTCTCGGTTTATTTTGTTGAATTCGGTTTGGTATTTTGAAGTTGTTTTTTCTGTTATAAGGCG harbors:
- the map gene encoding type I methionyl aminopeptidase, with the protein product MIYIKTSEEIEIMRESVLSVSRTLALVAEHIGEGVATEKLDKLAEEFIRDNGGEPSFKGYQGFPATLCMSVNEEVVHGIPGNCVLKSGDVISVDCGVYKNGFHGDHAYSFKIGEVSEEVSKLLRITKESLYKGIDAAIVSNRIGDIGYAIQSYVQNEGYSVVRELTGHGLGKSLHEDPSVPNFGKRGRGQKIENGMVLAIEPMINMGKKAVRQLADGWTIITADKKPSAHFEHDVAIINGKAEILSTFDLLEDVLIKRGMEIS
- a CDS encoding alanine dehydrogenase, with product MTNSQKATGKYLFEEKLLPQAEMLEEKKSKRHLFIGIPKETDKYENRIILTPQAVKQLTDEGHQIAIESGAGIKSRWKDTDYTSAGAVIKNRREVFKSEIILKVSPFEEEDIKILSGNQITISALHFNTQSANKIKQFKLKKTTAVAIELMKDIENYNPFIQTMNEIAGIMAINTASEYLSNPETGKGILLGGITGIPAAKVIILGAGTAGEYAARTAIGLGAQVKVFDNSISRLQNLKNKIGINLFTSVLQKQVINKALKTADVVIGALDNTKDEKSILISEKMIASMKKGSVIIDLNTDSASCFATSKITHLGNPAFEKHGIIHYCVPNIASKTSRTASVALSNTIFPILQKISHEKTTPNIIRNIPEIRNGTFIYEGILTNERLAKKFNMDYKDIELLTAIF
- the tsaE gene encoding tRNA (adenosine(37)-N6)-threonylcarbamoyltransferase complex ATPase subunit type 1 TsaE; the encoded protein is MKTYTAKSTNDLNQIAKEILANYPQKKIFALYGKMGSGKTTFIKEICKILGVTEVVTSPTFALINEYSCKNGINIFHFDFYRIKTQEEAYDFGYEEYFYDNNYCFIEWPELIENLLPETYVKITITEEENGNRIFNSEKINFS
- a CDS encoding PglZ domain-containing protein translates to MINAKVLWVDDEIDLLKIQILYLEEKGHVVSTANNGDDALDLIQENNYDIIFLDENMPGISGLDALVEIKKIRPYTPVVMVTKNEEEDVMDDAVGSKIDDYLIKPVNPKQIILSIKKNIDNKRLITEKTTSKYQTEFNKINREISTANSFSDWKELYKNLIYWELELNKSGDNTMDEVLIQQKEDANTEFAKFIKENYINWFSPENENRPKMPFDFIRQKVIPALDNKEKVFVILIDNLRFDQWKAMEPIINNLMNIEKEEIWMSMLPTATQYARNAFFAGLTPLEISKRHPEYWLNDEEEGGKNSFEKELLENLFLRYRRKVKFSYNKILNNKAGERLNENLSNLLQNQLSVVVYNFVDSLSHARTDTKMIRELANNDASYRDLTLTWFEHSPLLNLIKLLAKEKIKIFITTDHGTINVTNPIKVVGDKNTTTNLRYKHGRNLAYKKKQVFEITDPEKAGLPVSNISSSYIFAYNFDFFAYPNNYNHYVKYYKNTFQHGGISLEEMLLPYITLTPK